From Bifidobacterium sp. ESL0790, one genomic window encodes:
- a CDS encoding HD domain-containing protein has product MTGFVPTLAQADEMHRKIAPSQAAYDLIHTHCVIIATITRELVRRQNALFTRRCTLPKDAPELTGDFDPMNAGLTVKAQSGSGEEKSDGGSTATSSSSTSVTPATIAKHVAPMVPPTEGVRGGTVPPRLFDENLAVVGAMLHDIGTYLVLKNDGSEGGKLQFDGPNYILHGLRGYDYLISQGVDESIAQFARNHTGVGLTREQVVAQGLPLPPADYVPMNLEQEVVMVADKYNSKSIPPRFLTAEAYARKARRFGEKNEREWRDLVIKYGVPDIPALAKRFDMKCEV; this is encoded by the coding sequence ACGACCTCATCCACACCCATTGCGTCATCATCGCCACCATCACCAGGGAGCTGGTGCGGCGGCAGAACGCGCTGTTCACGCGGCGCTGCACGTTGCCGAAGGACGCGCCGGAGCTCACCGGCGACTTTGATCCGATGAACGCGGGGCTGACGGTGAAGGCGCAGTCCGGTTCCGGCGAAGAGAAATCCGATGGCGGTTCGACGGCCACGTCTTCGTCCTCGACTTCGGTCACCCCGGCTACGATCGCCAAGCATGTGGCGCCCATGGTGCCCCCGACCGAGGGTGTGCGCGGCGGCACGGTGCCCCCACGTCTGTTTGACGAGAACCTGGCCGTGGTCGGCGCGATGCTGCACGATATCGGCACCTATCTCGTGCTGAAGAACGACGGTTCGGAAGGCGGCAAGCTGCAATTCGACGGGCCGAACTACATCCTGCACGGCCTGCGTGGCTACGATTACCTCATCAGCCAGGGCGTCGACGAGTCCATCGCGCAATTCGCCCGCAACCATACCGGTGTCGGCCTCACCCGCGAGCAGGTGGTGGCGCAGGGACTGCCGTTGCCGCCGGCCGACTACGTGCCGATGAACCTCGAGCAGGAAGTCGTCATGGTCGCCGACAAATATAACAGCAAGTCGATTCCGCCTCGCTTCCTGACCGCCGAGGCCTACGCTCGCAAGGCCCGCCGCTTCGGTGAGAAGAACGAGCGCGAGTGGCGCGACCTGGTGATCAAGTACGGCGTACCCGATATCCCCGCCCTCGCCAAACGCTTCGACATGAAGTGCGAGGTCTGA
- a CDS encoding BspA family leucine-rich repeat surface protein codes for MSKHDNPSRPSANPRRDHQPDSKHRSSTPSDSRSSAPSNSRGSKRSSHSGARSDSIQTASSIQSRKKTQTAKPPDVIHQADPAEQPQVGPQSSCTPTTTTWQGSTHGGPATDHIDWTIDGDCKMTVTGGSLSQNYYYMYLPWLENGYFSKVASLSIGNLTLQPGVTSMYCWFGGMTALSSVSAPNLDTSHITNMQGLFDNCSNLLSVDLTGWKTGNVTTMLDMFYGTALNELDMNGWDISKVTDTREMFLNCNSLKKLKMTNWTISQASAALMAAAIKMAPAATNVDLSHLNGGNTTSLNGLFQQSNASTTITEYDLTGWNLPHIADLGAMFYNNRIVTTIKMDHWTLSDTPTSMGYMFGSCTNLEKVTADSLDTSHVTNMGYMFDNCQKLGMTHMPLLSNWDTKRVTDMSYMFSSCSSIFRFDLTSWDVRSVISMHGMFYGNHQLLSLDLSTWHTTSLTDTNCMFQNNWSLATLDLSGWDTSHVTDSTDMFDRTNLQRIRLGANTGKLNQSIRTSVFPTSPIKTIYAEGTLQPTTFPDGSTTYALPHFQSNGIPSDAFTTAVTQPTWFGVAKIGIQYTHADGTVGDYPHPCLDWTGAGTCTVARSTGLTGSPSRRLSWIDTGNTAHIPGDTLTQDGFLTVTPQWNPMPVPTVATVTWPHDMGGGSKSIRATGTATDLRSDDTIPVRFTWTDTTSTEQHTDTTATIDGSDWTADLTDTPSFASIKAADKIGTGTKVTVTARVKDAGGPLGYWSAAKDGNADMVAPGLSSSYANSNGAGGIAMSSDRSQAVAEPGDTLTISWLDDTDTPISWPDGGGTTTTLTVTAGPGGRFTATKPIAVTGAKKVQYTLSDGINTSEPVTKKITDPITAIPLTGGEAQVWSKLLLILLAVMLIGATTTLRNRRNHGLRLVTNGHTMPTPHGLTTNGHTVSGPPASNRHAGRHTTNHHSTSHQSNNHNTSTVQTSLSKASTAPSHAKLHHAAKHTSHGPRHTK; via the coding sequence TTGTCGAAACATGACAACCCGTCGCGCCCGTCCGCAAACCCACGTCGCGACCACCAACCCGATTCGAAACATCGCAGTTCCACACCTTCAGATTCCCGCAGTTCCGCACCCTCTAACTCCCGCGGTTCCAAACGTTCCAGTCACAGCGGCGCACGTTCGGACTCAATCCAAACGGCCTCGTCCATCCAGTCCCGGAAAAAGACGCAGACCGCCAAACCACCGGATGTAATCCACCAAGCGGATCCGGCCGAACAACCGCAGGTCGGCCCGCAAAGCTCCTGCACGCCAACGACAACGACCTGGCAGGGCAGCACGCACGGCGGCCCCGCCACCGACCACATCGACTGGACCATCGACGGTGACTGCAAAATGACGGTGACCGGCGGCTCCCTCAGCCAAAACTACTATTACATGTACCTCCCTTGGTTGGAAAACGGCTACTTCTCCAAAGTCGCATCTTTGTCTATCGGCAACCTGACCCTCCAGCCAGGAGTCACCAGCATGTATTGCTGGTTCGGTGGCATGACTGCGCTTTCGTCTGTTTCCGCTCCGAATCTTGATACTAGTCATATCACCAACATGCAAGGTTTGTTCGACAATTGCAGCAACCTTCTCAGTGTCGATCTGACCGGCTGGAAGACCGGCAACGTGACCACCATGTTGGATATGTTTTACGGTACCGCCCTGAATGAGCTGGATATGAACGGCTGGGACATCTCCAAAGTGACCGACACCAGGGAAATGTTCCTAAATTGCAATTCGTTGAAGAAGCTGAAGATGACCAATTGGACGATCAGCCAGGCCTCCGCGGCTCTAATGGCGGCAGCCATCAAGATGGCCCCGGCCGCCACCAACGTGGACCTCTCCCATCTCAACGGCGGCAACACCACCAGCCTTAACGGCCTGTTCCAACAATCCAACGCCAGCACCACCATCACCGAATACGATCTGACCGGATGGAACCTGCCCCATATCGCCGACCTTGGTGCCATGTTCTACAACAACAGGATTGTCACCACCATCAAGATGGACCACTGGACGCTCAGCGACACGCCCACCAGCATGGGCTACATGTTCGGCAGCTGCACAAACCTGGAAAAGGTCACCGCCGACAGCCTCGACACCAGCCACGTCACCAACATGGGCTACATGTTCGACAACTGCCAGAAACTCGGCATGACCCACATGCCCCTCCTCAGCAATTGGGATACCAAGCGCGTCACCGACATGAGCTATATGTTCTCAAGTTGCTCCAGTATCTTCAGGTTTGACCTCACCAGTTGGGATGTTCGCAGCGTCATCAGCATGCATGGCATGTTTTATGGGAACCACCAACTGCTCAGTCTCGATCTGAGCACGTGGCACACCACAAGCCTCACCGACACGAACTGCATGTTCCAAAACAACTGGTCATTGGCCACACTTGATCTGAGCGGCTGGGATACAAGCCACGTGACCGATTCCACCGATATGTTCGACCGCACTAACCTGCAACGCATCCGTTTGGGCGCGAACACGGGGAAACTCAACCAATCGATTCGCACCTCGGTCTTCCCCACCAGCCCCATTAAGACCATCTATGCGGAAGGCACATTACAGCCGACAACATTCCCCGACGGGTCCACCACCTACGCCCTGCCCCACTTCCAATCCAACGGCATCCCTTCTGACGCCTTCACTACCGCGGTGACCCAGCCCACCTGGTTCGGCGTCGCCAAAATAGGCATCCAGTACACGCACGCCGACGGCACTGTCGGCGATTATCCCCATCCCTGCCTCGACTGGACCGGAGCCGGCACCTGCACCGTGGCCAGATCAACCGGACTCACCGGCTCCCCGAGCCGTCGTCTCAGCTGGATCGACACTGGCAACACCGCCCACATCCCCGGCGACACCCTCACCCAAGACGGGTTCCTGACCGTCACACCCCAATGGAACCCCATGCCCGTGCCCACGGTCGCCACGGTCACCTGGCCGCACGACATGGGCGGAGGGTCCAAGAGCATACGGGCCACCGGCACCGCCACCGACCTACGCAGCGACGACACCATCCCCGTGCGCTTCACCTGGACCGACACGACCAGCACCGAACAGCATACGGACACTACCGCCACCATCGACGGCAGCGACTGGACCGCGGACCTTACTGATACACCCAGCTTCGCGAGCATAAAGGCCGCCGATAAGATCGGCACGGGAACGAAGGTGACCGTCACCGCACGGGTGAAGGACGCCGGCGGCCCACTTGGTTATTGGTCCGCAGCCAAGGATGGAAACGCGGACATGGTCGCGCCGGGACTGTCAAGCTCCTACGCCAATTCTAACGGGGCCGGCGGAATTGCCATGAGCTCCGACCGGTCGCAGGCAGTCGCGGAGCCCGGAGACACGCTGACCATCAGCTGGCTCGACGACACCGACACCCCCATCAGCTGGCCCGACGGCGGCGGCACCACCACGACGCTCACCGTCACCGCCGGCCCCGGCGGCCGGTTCACCGCCACCAAGCCAATCGCCGTCACCGGCGCCAAGAAAGTCCAATACACGCTCAGCGACGGCATCAACACCAGCGAGCCGGTCACCAAGAAGATCACCGACCCCATCACCGCCATCCCCCTCACCGGAGGCGAAGCCCAAGTGTGGTCCAAGCTCCTGCTCATCTTGCTCGCGGTAATGCTCATCGGAGCCACCACCACCCTCCGCAACCGCCGCAACCACGGCCTCCGCCTAGTCACCAACGGCCACACGATGCCGACGCCCCACGGCCTCACCACCAACGGCCATACCGTCAGTGGACCACCAGCGTCCAACCGCCACGCTGGCCGCCACACGACGAATCACCACAGCACCAGTCATCAATCCAACAACCACAATACCTCGACCGTGCAAACCAGCCTCTCGAAGGCCTCCACGGCCCCGTCGCACGCCAAGCTCCACCACGCCGCCAAACACACCAGCCACGGCCCCCGCCACACCAAGTAA
- a CDS encoding ATP-binding cassette domain-containing protein, which translates to MSKRDDGKAEDETEDKAMTKKADEIEKTAKDTADETAESKATDSMSDADEVKYSVVFDDEDDSILDIDDAGDEDDSDADDDNDATDDEVEAEGDEDADTEDDGQAAKPQASKATKSATKSAKPKAKTSKAADNHATTKSKAKAQTTSATKSKTKAKPGVGDEAAGKNAEHVRETLKLRDEGDDGLSSHEDKSKAPEPATVISSKIDKAEAAEADIRLKPNPTFGFDHVTLQNRKTGRNALDNVNWSFFAGNLYLLQNADDEQRRAFLGAASGFLRLDVGQITVRSVSLNELEISEIRGHRVALLTQLHNVRGDLDALTNLTFAMSSSGRTFLKPVPVRARELLKQVGFDQATTGMPLNKLSELDQRRVAIARAISCEPTVIIADDPAGGLKPEDREVVLNLLTKLAHSRDPKYCVIVIGPMLGSAEAGTNAGSKDSKDKDSEQPTLAEAYLAAADKTYEF; encoded by the coding sequence ATGAGCAAGCGCGATGACGGCAAAGCCGAAGACGAAACCGAGGACAAGGCCATGACCAAAAAAGCCGACGAGATCGAAAAGACCGCCAAAGACACTGCTGATGAGACGGCCGAGAGCAAGGCCACAGACTCGATGTCGGACGCCGACGAGGTGAAATACAGCGTCGTGTTCGACGACGAGGACGATTCGATCCTTGACATCGATGACGCCGGCGATGAGGATGACAGCGACGCTGACGACGACAACGATGCGACTGACGACGAAGTCGAAGCCGAAGGTGATGAGGATGCCGACACTGAGGACGATGGCCAGGCCGCGAAGCCCCAGGCTTCCAAGGCGACCAAGTCCGCGACAAAGTCGGCCAAACCGAAGGCCAAAACATCCAAAGCAGCCGATAACCATGCCACCACGAAGTCAAAGGCCAAGGCCCAAACCACTTCCGCCACCAAGTCCAAGACGAAGGCGAAGCCAGGTGTGGGCGACGAGGCGGCGGGCAAGAACGCCGAACATGTGCGCGAGACGCTGAAGCTCCGCGACGAGGGCGACGACGGGCTCAGCTCGCACGAGGACAAGTCCAAAGCCCCCGAACCAGCCACCGTCATCTCCTCAAAAATCGACAAGGCCGAGGCCGCCGAGGCGGACATCCGGCTCAAGCCGAACCCCACGTTCGGTTTCGACCACGTCACGTTGCAAAACCGCAAGACGGGCCGCAACGCGCTCGACAACGTGAATTGGTCGTTCTTCGCCGGCAACCTCTACCTGTTGCAGAACGCCGATGATGAGCAGCGGCGTGCGTTCCTGGGCGCGGCGAGCGGATTCCTGCGCCTGGACGTCGGCCAGATCACCGTGCGCAGCGTGAGCCTCAACGAGCTCGAGATCTCCGAGATCCGAGGCCACCGCGTCGCGCTGCTCACCCAGCTGCACAACGTGCGCGGCGACCTCGACGCCCTGACCAACCTGACCTTCGCGATGAGCTCCTCGGGGCGCACGTTCCTCAAGCCGGTGCCCGTGCGGGCGCGCGAGCTGCTCAAGCAGGTCGGGTTCGACCAGGCCACGACCGGCATGCCGCTGAACAAGCTGAGCGAGCTGGACCAGCGCCGGGTGGCCATCGCCCGCGCGATCTCGTGCGAGCCCACGGTCATCATCGCCGACGATCCGGCCGGCGGACTCAAGCCCGAGGACCGCGAGGTGGTGCTCAACCTGCTGACGAAGCTGGCACATTCGCGTGATCCGAAATACTGCGTCATCGTCATCGGCCCCATGCTTGGCTCGGCTGAGGCTGGGACTAACGCTGGCTCGAAAGACAGCAAAGACAAGGATTCCGAGCAGCCCACGCTGGCCGAGGCCTATCTCGCCGCCGCCGACAAGACCTACGAGTTCTGA
- a CDS encoding ABC transporter permease: MFVLTNAWRTVLRHKWRSLAILVVAMLVMFGSVFATAVRTEDHKAHTTTYSLQKTTAVIRPTAKEFVRESNADSSITKDYVPLDTYNDYLQMLQQGGMQPQYSMSVAMPMRQTGTVKAIAGKADKSADKTGGEYTMYGLYNSAAETVNIPGQFKMTQGKSLNYKSKDGKAALVSEAFARKNHLKLGSSFSVANPNDATKVYKLKVRGIYTYTDPAPLGLGADAKLAKNNRDNAIYVGPYAFNNNNLNDDSATGWGAPRFDVGFEFGSPDEYTAFAAAAKTMELPKGYEMSTPDLNHYKASLKPIDALDATMKPVLTGIYVGGAVLGLALVALSMCRRRDEIAMDMVIGVVRGRIGWQFALETLIPTLPGLLVGGVAAAFASKPLGAALTSGHATKVTSACWMPMWYCLGFVVLLAIMAFMRAIIARTEPVFDAREGAATTAVSVDDEDADKDDKDDSDADTDSSDDKSDDDTTDDAKSDEEAEA, from the coding sequence ATGTTCGTACTGACAAACGCATGGCGGACGGTGTTGCGCCACAAATGGCGGAGCCTGGCGATTTTGGTGGTCGCGATGCTGGTCATGTTCGGCAGCGTCTTCGCGACGGCCGTGCGCACCGAGGACCACAAGGCCCACACCACGACCTACAGCCTGCAGAAGACGACAGCGGTCATCCGTCCGACGGCCAAGGAGTTCGTGCGCGAGAGCAACGCCGATTCCTCGATCACCAAGGATTACGTGCCGCTCGACACTTATAACGACTACCTGCAGATGCTCCAGCAGGGCGGTATGCAGCCGCAATACTCGATGAGCGTGGCGATGCCGATGCGCCAGACCGGCACGGTGAAGGCGATCGCGGGCAAGGCCGACAAAAGCGCCGACAAGACCGGCGGTGAATACACCATGTATGGCCTTTACAACAGCGCCGCGGAAACCGTGAACATCCCCGGCCAGTTCAAGATGACGCAAGGCAAGTCGCTCAACTACAAGTCGAAGGACGGCAAGGCGGCCCTGGTCTCCGAGGCCTTCGCGCGGAAGAACCACCTGAAGCTCGGCTCGTCGTTCAGCGTCGCCAATCCCAACGACGCCACCAAGGTCTACAAGCTCAAGGTGCGCGGCATCTACACTTACACCGACCCGGCTCCCCTGGGCTTGGGCGCCGACGCGAAGCTCGCCAAGAACAACCGCGACAACGCCATTTACGTGGGTCCTTACGCTTTCAATAACAACAATCTGAACGACGACTCGGCCACCGGCTGGGGCGCGCCCAGGTTCGACGTCGGCTTCGAGTTCGGCAGCCCCGACGAATACACCGCTTTCGCGGCCGCCGCCAAGACCATGGAGCTGCCGAAGGGCTACGAGATGAGCACGCCCGACCTCAATCACTATAAGGCCTCGCTCAAGCCGATTGATGCGCTTGACGCGACGATGAAGCCCGTGCTCACCGGCATCTACGTGGGTGGCGCCGTGCTGGGGCTGGCGCTGGTGGCGCTGAGCATGTGCCGGCGGCGCGACGAGATCGCCATGGACATGGTCATCGGCGTGGTGCGCGGTCGCATCGGCTGGCAGTTCGCGCTGGAGACGCTGATTCCCACACTTCCCGGTCTGCTTGTGGGCGGCGTGGCCGCGGCCTTCGCCTCGAAGCCGCTGGGGGCCGCGCTGACCTCCGGGCATGCGACGAAGGTGACTTCGGCCTGCTGGATGCCGATGTGGTATTGCCTCGGATTCGTGGTGCTGCTTGCGATTATGGCCTTCATGAGGGCTATCATCGCGCGCACCGAGCCCGTGTTTGACGCGCGTGAGGGTGCGGCCACGACTGCGGTTTCGGTGGATGACGAAGACGCGGATAAGGACGATAAGGACGATTCCGACGCTGATACCGATTCCTCGGATGACAAGAGCGACGACGATACGACCGACGATGCCAAATCGGACGAGGAGGCGGAAGCATGA
- a CDS encoding DUF6541 family protein, whose product MKRTWKRRLRALALPLSAVVGVLAAFGIVVAWFPNASGAWSLPLQQIDAPAHYYFIRKILREGVGAATRLWPNDAYYPPMFHLLAAGIIAAGRAIGVNVSIYAAFNIVWLATSGLVWPTGMSLLASYWTRKVDGRAGEAGRSKVGGRGRNGGHLKGGERDDRAEKAGSSESRVATESDGSSEAATSLTSWRPFSCCMMIIVPILAVSSASHPFYMLASGPLISFGLATTLLPYWLYVTLRLFDAIASRHHVGRWLIATILLGALCVFAHPRIAFTWLLLMAPFMLMRLPWKLIVAALAAVVVCAVSFFFYMIGHYHSTRYFDPSSWFHTYKPNRTVPEALRVFVTDNIGGFAGVLMAIVVIVALLVAIVVAVKPRLAAGLQDNADNQESQNGRDDDNDSRREPQWLACDIRNDAISLILAFLLVALVYICSTSLTGWFPNIVAAAWYRAETRPLTMIPFAIIPLLVFVACVVARVDPVIIKDFAGSVSKQSAKDPALSTSSSDSPNHVSVSAHTEEDADGSTPLPEAIPPRASSESQQGGESVLLASPLRVSHVSASSQGITDKGAGREVSPSDSTHLESTTSQRIFEAGAGGDNVKPVARNSNRSAFARKLSRSGGKVVVVVVLAALALACQFGNANRSGLSDDIAHNMTLTGKPYDEQLTAAKYQVLQQTVAITGTDALIISDPLNGSMYGSAAFGANMLFPVYNPMHEKNGAIFGQTELAFGSGDQRQLDATTCPIDGGVPKYFLAMGPQAPSLKMFSFRQQYDVFHRQDLIDAYERQGALTKVKDFSSAAPQAKDWALYRINCGRA is encoded by the coding sequence ATGAAACGGACATGGAAACGACGGTTGCGCGCGCTGGCGCTGCCACTGAGCGCGGTGGTGGGGGTACTCGCCGCGTTCGGCATCGTCGTGGCATGGTTCCCCAACGCGAGTGGGGCGTGGAGTCTGCCGTTGCAGCAGATCGACGCTCCGGCGCACTACTACTTCATCCGCAAGATCCTGCGCGAGGGCGTTGGCGCCGCGACGCGCCTGTGGCCCAATGACGCCTACTATCCTCCCATGTTCCACTTGCTCGCCGCCGGCATCATCGCGGCCGGACGCGCGATTGGCGTCAACGTCAGCATCTATGCCGCGTTCAACATCGTCTGGCTCGCCACATCGGGCCTGGTGTGGCCCACGGGTATGAGCCTCTTGGCCAGCTATTGGACGCGCAAGGTCGATGGTCGTGCTGGGGAAGCTGGCCGCTCCAAAGTTGGTGGTCGTGGCAGGAACGGTGGTCACCTTAAGGGTGGTGAACGAGACGATCGTGCCGAAAAAGCTGGCTCTTCCGAAAGCCGCGTGGCAACCGAGAGCGATGGTTCTTCCGAGGCCGCAACTTCGCTGACATCTTGGCGCCCGTTCTCCTGCTGCATGATGATCATCGTGCCGATCCTCGCGGTCTCGTCGGCCAGCCATCCCTTCTATATGCTGGCGAGCGGGCCGCTGATCTCGTTCGGCCTCGCCACCACGCTGCTGCCGTATTGGCTCTATGTCACGCTTCGCCTGTTCGACGCCATCGCCTCGCGCCACCATGTCGGCCGCTGGCTCATCGCGACCATCCTGCTCGGCGCGCTATGTGTTTTCGCCCACCCACGCATCGCCTTCACCTGGCTGCTGTTGATGGCTCCGTTCATGCTCATGCGCCTGCCATGGAAGCTCATCGTCGCGGCGCTCGCGGCCGTGGTGGTCTGCGCCGTCTCGTTCTTCTTCTACATGATCGGCCACTACCATTCCACGCGCTACTTCGACCCGTCGAGTTGGTTCCACACCTACAAGCCCAATCGCACCGTCCCCGAGGCCCTGCGTGTCTTCGTCACCGACAATATCGGCGGTTTCGCGGGCGTGCTCATGGCCATCGTCGTCATCGTGGCGCTGTTGGTTGCCATCGTTGTTGCGGTGAAGCCGCGGTTGGCTGCGGGCTTGCAGGATAATGCGGATAATCAGGAATCTCAAAACGGCCGAGATGATGACAATGACAGCAGGCGTGAGCCGCAGTGGCTTGCCTGCGATATTCGAAACGACGCCATCTCGCTCATTCTCGCGTTCCTGCTCGTCGCCCTCGTCTATATCTGCTCCACCTCGCTGACCGGCTGGTTCCCCAACATCGTGGCCGCCGCCTGGTACCGCGCCGAGACCCGCCCGCTGACCATGATCCCGTTCGCAATCATCCCGCTGCTGGTCTTTGTCGCCTGCGTCGTTGCGCGAGTGGATCCAGTAATAATAAAGGATTTTGCTGGTTCCGTCTCCAAACAATCAGCCAAGGACCCAGCTCTTTCGACCTCATCATCCGACTCCCCGAACCACGTGTCGGTGTCGGCTCATACGGAGGAAGACGCCGATGGTTCGACCCCCCTACCTGAGGCCATCCCGCCCCGAGCGTCGTCGGAATCTCAACAAGGTGGAGAGTCCGTTCTTTTGGCGTCGCCGCTTCGTGTGAGCCATGTATCGGCGTCGTCGCAAGGAATAACCGATAAGGGCGCTGGGCGCGAAGTCTCGCCTTCTGATTCAACGCATCTTGAATCCACAACGTCGCAACGAATATTCGAAGCCGGCGCAGGTGGAGATAACGTCAAGCCGGTCGCTCGCAACTCAAACCGGAGCGCATTCGCCCGCAAACTCTCGCGTTCTGGTGGCAAGGTCGTCGTGGTCGTCGTGCTCGCGGCGCTTGCGCTGGCCTGCCAGTTCGGCAATGCGAACCGAAGTGGGCTGAGCGACGACATCGCCCACAACATGACGCTGACCGGCAAGCCCTACGACGAGCAGCTCACCGCCGCGAAATACCAGGTGCTGCAACAGACGGTCGCCATCACCGGCACCGACGCGCTCATCATCTCCGACCCGCTCAACGGCTCGATGTACGGCTCGGCCGCGTTCGGTGCCAACATGCTCTTCCCGGTCTACAACCCCATGCACGAGAAGAACGGCGCCATCTTCGGCCAGACCGAGTTGGCGTTCGGCTCCGGCGACCAGCGCCAGCTCGACGCCACCACCTGCCCGATCGACGGCGGCGTGCCCAAATACTTCCTCGCGATGGGCCCGCAGGCCCCGAGCCTCAAGATGTTCAGCTTCCGCCAGCAATACGACGTCTTCCACCGCCAGGACCTCATCGACGCCTACGAGCGCCAAGGCGCCCTCACCAAGGTCAAGGACTTCAGCTCCGCCGCCCCCCAGGCCAAGGACTGGGCCCTCTACCGCATCAACTGCGGCAGGGCGTGA
- a CDS encoding type 1 glutamine amidotransferase domain-containing protein, translating to MASLEGKKVLIIVRNWGIEETEMTRPLRDLRADGADVTLAAAEPGIIETVRHDRYVGEIVDADTVYSAVKADDFDMLVVPGGTCNVDRLRVDPAAQALAKDFAAAGKPIASICHGAWLLVNAGMLKGKTLTACRYIAADIENAGGKYVDEQVHVDDAEGFRLITSRKPADLDAFVAEIEKTLAE from the coding sequence ATGGCATCGCTTGAGGGCAAGAAAGTACTGATTATCGTGCGCAACTGGGGCATCGAGGAGACCGAGATGACTCGGCCGCTGCGCGACCTGCGGGCGGACGGCGCGGACGTCACGTTGGCGGCGGCCGAGCCCGGCATCATCGAGACGGTGCGCCACGACCGTTACGTTGGCGAGATCGTGGATGCGGACACCGTCTATTCGGCGGTCAAGGCCGATGATTTCGACATGCTCGTCGTCCCTGGCGGCACCTGCAACGTCGACCGGCTTCGCGTCGACCCGGCGGCCCAGGCGCTCGCCAAGGATTTCGCGGCCGCGGGCAAGCCCATCGCCTCGATCTGCCACGGCGCCTGGTTGCTGGTCAACGCCGGCATGCTTAAGGGCAAGACCCTGACGGCTTGCCGCTACATCGCCGCGGACATCGAGAACGCCGGCGGCAAGTACGTCGACGAGCAGGTGCATGTCGACGACGCCGAAGGCTTCCGGCTCATCACCTCACGCAAGCCCGCCGACCTCGACGCGTTCGTCGCCGAGATCGAGAAGACGCTCGCGGAGTGA